The genomic interval CCCCATCCCAGCATCTGCCCTTGTGGGTTTAATGAAAAACCCAGACACTTCGTAAGAGCCTGTACAAATAACTTCTAAGCACTACTAAGTCATTCAGCAGAAAGAGACCCAGAGCTGCCAATGCTTCAGGGAAGATAGTAAGTAGAAAGAAGGTGGTTTTTATAGCGTCAGGCGGACAGGATTTGCGTGGTTGAATGTGAGCTCCGCCCCTGCTGCAGAGCTGAAAAAGCCAGGATCTGGCTCCTCAGCCCCTCTCTTCACAATATTTGATTAGGAATTTGGGGGCGGGACCCTGACCTGGCACAGACACGGACACTCTCAGAAGACACTCTCAGttcttctctctttcacacacacttTTTTCCAACCCAAGGAGTCCACAGACAGAGGGACGTGGTCACTCTCTGAAAGGTTCAACTCCAGGTAAGTGTagtcattttgcttgtttttgtgtgCTGTCgtttcacaaagaaaataaaggaaaggggctggagagtggggagagggcagcaggaaggaagcattcctccctctccctctctgggccACGGCCCCAGGATGCTGGAGAGAACAGACTGGAAGTGAGAAGAAGGAGTCCCAAAACACACTAACTTTGTCTTGTAGCTCCTTTCCGACTGTTGGAGGGACCTCCAGTTCTgaagcttaaaaaagcagaggGAAGCCAGCCCTGCCCTACTACTAGCCACAAATGCCACCATCCTAGCCCCGTGTCCCTGTGGTCTCTCATATAGAGGGCTGTGGGACTTAAATGCTGCTATGGGAGGAGGGCAGTTTTGTGTATTGTGtccaaatgtgtgtgtgcatgtgtgcgcgtgTTGCTGGgatgaaagggagagaaagagaagtgttgAGAATTGGCCATGGCTAGGGAGCTGTGAAGTGGGGGTCCTGTCCAGGGAGGGGGTGGCCTTCTAGTTTGGCCTCCTTCATTTcaataagagagagaaatggttCTCTAGAGTGGAGAAATGAAAGAACAGCAGTAACTCCCAAGCTCCCCCAACTCACAGAGTGCCAGTCCTAGCACCAAACCCTGAGCACAGGACGGTATCTAACATGAAGGGTAATTTAAGGGTACACAACCCCGGAGCAGCGTTGCtaagagatgggggtggggcaagAAGAGGAATAAGGTCCCCACCAAACCCTGTCAGCAGTCAGGGCTCCTAAGGAGAGGCCAAAGCGGGCAGGTTGCACTCCCCTGGAAAGCTGAGTCTTAAAGAGGAAAGTGGCTCTTGTCTGCCAAGGTACCCAGTCTGGAAGGaggaatggagacagagattCACTGTGCCAGCCTCCAGACAGCCACCTAGGTCTGCAGCAGTCCAGAGCTGTGCATGGAAAAATGCACAGTTGGCAGGGGGCCGCTTCATCAGTCTTCTCTCCTGGCCAGAGCCGGTGCCCAGCCAGCATGCCCAGGCAGTGGGAAATTGGGGTGGCTTCTCAGAACACTGTGGGCTCTTTGTCTGAGGGCCTGGGCTGCTTGAGAATGATCCAGGGTGCCTCTCCTCTGCAGCCCAGAGGCTGATGGGATGAAGCAGGCCCAAGGGAACTGCTTTCAGGACAGAGAGGTCTGGGTCGGGTGGTAGCCACAAAGTGACTATATCGTCACAGTCAGGGTCCTTCCCATCAGTACACTGGATTTGATTCTGGTTtttagacttctttttttctcctgtctACAACTGCCAACCCCAGCAAGGCCCAACAGcaacatgaaaaatatatttgatttttccaAGACTAAGAAAGAGTCTAAGATTCCCCCATTCAAGGGTGAAAGTCACACCTCTGGAAGGTGCCCATTGTTCACAGGGGGTATGAAGTACTGTGGCTATAGGTATTCAGAGCAGGGTGTTCAGGCTTGATCATTCACCCCCTGGCCTCTCATCTTCCATACCTTCAGCTTCCCACTCAGATGACACCAGGCCCACATTTCTCTCCAGGCCTGCCTGTTCTCATCTCACTAGCATATAAGCTAAAAGGCTGATGCCAGTGTGGGGGCCTTGATATGGAGCCTGGTTATCCAGCTGTCACCACTCAAGGAGCTTGAGATGGGCGGGAGAATAGAATGCCAGAATCCCATTCCAAAGCCATGTTCTCTTGGGCACACATGAAAGTCCTCAATTCCTATTTCCTTTTttgctgttcctcagttcatttctCTTGGCCCCACATGGTTCTTACATAATGATCATGGTGAGGCATGAAGAGTACTAACACTTTACTAGATATCACAGAGGACAGCCAAGTTGACTGACTCAGACTCCACGCACTCAACCACTCTCGAAGACAAGTGCCATTCCTGGCTGGGCACAGTGACCCCAGGCTTAAGGGGACCTATAACTGTTATATGAAAACTCTGTGCCTGCCAGGTTGCACATGTAGCCACAAACTGCTAACCTGAAGTTTTCTCACCCAGCAGACTGTTCTAGACACTGGCACTTTGGAGGGTACCCTAGCTTCGTGGTGACTACAGTGGGTCCATACCCTTTCCCGAAGGTCCCAAACCAGAAACCCTCAAGAGACCAAAAGATCTTTCAGAGGTAGTTCAGATCTTCCCCTTTGAGGTCTCCAGCCACTTCTGGAGGTTtctcagagacatggaaaaaGCCACAGGGCTTGTTTCTTGGATtcttggaaaatattattttccagggGAACCCAAGTTAGACACAGGCCTGAAGAGCATCCCACCCCTACCCCAACCCACAGGGATTGCTGTGGGCTCTCCAGCTGCCCCAACAAAACCTTCAGGTTACAATGGACCTGCCCTTCCAAAAATGCAGCTTCTCCAATTCAAGTTTCTTCTAATCTCACAGACTCTGCTTCTGTGGCTCTAAGCCCAAGGGAAAATGCACCTAAATCCCATAAGATAGCTAAAGCCTAGCTGGACCAAGCGCTCAGAGCCAGACCTCAAAGGAAGCATAGAGAAAGTGAGAGTAAGGCTCCTGTTCTCAGGTGTTGGCACAAAGTCCGATCTTCTCAAAGCCTAAGGCTCACCCACTCTGCTCCCCTAGAGTCTCACTCATGCCTGCTtactctgttctctctcccttcttgcagAGAGACAAAATGCAGTGGGCCTCTGTCCTGCTTCTGGCAGGGCTCTGCTCCCTTTCCTGGGCCCAGTATGATGAAGACCCCCACTGGTGGTTCCACTACCTCCGCAGCCAGCAGTCTACCTACTACGATCCCTATGACCCTTACCCTTATGAGCCCTATGAGCCTTACCCCTATGGGGTGGAGGAAGGTCCAGCCTATGCCTACGGCTCTCTACCCCCACCAGATCCCCGAGACTGCCCCCAAGAGTGTGACTGCCCACCCAACTTCCCCACAGCCATGTACTGTGACAACCGCAACCTCAAGTACCTGCCCTTCGTTCCCTCCCGCATGAAGTATGTCTACTTCCAGAACAACCAGATCTCCTCCATTCAAGAGAGCGTCTTTGACAATGCCACTGGGCTGCTCTGGATTGCTCTCCATGGCAACCAGATCACCAGCGATAAGGTGGGCAAGAAGGTCTTCTCTAAGCTGAGGCACCTGGAGAGGCTGTATCTGGACCACAACAATCTGACCCGGATGCCTGGCCCGCTGCCTCGATCCCTGAGGGAACTCCATCTCGACCATAACCAGATCTCACGTGTCCCCaacaatgccctggaggggctggAGAATCTCACAGCCCTGTATCTTCAACACAATGAGATCCAGGAGGTGGGCAGTGCAATGAGGGGCCTCCGGTCATTGATCTTGCTGGACCTGAGCTACAACCACCTTCGGAGGGTACCTGATGGACTGCCCTCAGCCCTTGAGCAGCTGTATCTGGAGCACAATAATGTCTACTCTGTCCCCGATAGCTACTTTCGTGGGTCACCCAAACTGTTGTATGTACGGTTGTCCCACAACAGTCTCACCAACAATGGCCTGGCCTCCAACACCTTCAACTCCACCAGCCTCCTTGAGCTTGACCTTTCCTACAACCAGCTGCAGAAGATCCCCCCAGTCAACACCAATCTGGAGAATCTCTACCTCCAAGGCAACAGGATCAATGGTGAGATGCTGGCAAGGGGGCGTGGGCAGTGGCTCTCTATTTCATTGGGAAGACCCTATTCTGAGTGCTAGTGACAACACAAAAGAAATAGCAGTAGGATTACTAGAGAGCACAAATGAAGCAACCTGAAAACTGCGCCTTACACTTAGACTAAACAGAGGTATTAATAAAATTCAGTGGAGAGTGGGTTGGTAAAAAGACTTCCCAGAAGAGGTAAGTTTCAATCTAGGTCTTGAGAGATAAGTGGGCATGGGCTAGAGAAACTCAGGACAAAACCATTCTGGGACGATGAATTGCCACTAACAAAAGAACCAATCACTGAACAGGTCACCTGTACGGGGACAGCCAGAAATTTCATGTCTGAGAAGAAGGGGTCATATATTGAGGAGCAGTGAGATATAAGTTTGGAAAGATGTGGGAGTGGCAgttcataaagagaaaaaatttaagttgaACTTCTAGGATCCAATCTGGGAGAAAGATGGGCTACAAAATCATGGCATCTGTACCTACTCACTGACCCAGAAGAGGATGAGTTCTGTTTCCACATGATCTACTCCTGCTTCCACAACCTGGTCTTGTGTTTGGGTGGTTATTTGTTTTTCAAACATAACAGCTGGTGGACAGGGATGTGCAGCCTCTCAGAC from Saccopteryx leptura isolate mSacLep1 chromosome 2, mSacLep1_pri_phased_curated, whole genome shotgun sequence carries:
- the FMOD gene encoding fibromodulin, which translates into the protein MQWASVLLLAGLCSLSWAQYDEDPHWWFHYLRSQQSTYYDPYDPYPYEPYEPYPYGVEEGPAYAYGSLPPPDPRDCPQECDCPPNFPTAMYCDNRNLKYLPFVPSRMKYVYFQNNQISSIQESVFDNATGLLWIALHGNQITSDKVGKKVFSKLRHLERLYLDHNNLTRMPGPLPRSLRELHLDHNQISRVPNNALEGLENLTALYLQHNEIQEVGSAMRGLRSLILLDLSYNHLRRVPDGLPSALEQLYLEHNNVYSVPDSYFRGSPKLLYVRLSHNSLTNNGLASNTFNSTSLLELDLSYNQLQKIPPVNTNLENLYLQGNRINEFSISSFCTVVDVVNFSKLQVLRLDGNEIQRNAMPADAPLCLRLASLIEI